One Tenrec ecaudatus isolate mTenEca1 chromosome 12, mTenEca1.hap1, whole genome shotgun sequence DNA segment encodes these proteins:
- the CASKIN1 gene encoding caskin-1: protein MGKEQELVQAVKAEDVGTAQRLLQRPRPGKAKLLGSTKKINVNFQDPDGFSALHHAALNGNVELISLLLEAQAAVDIRDNKGMRPLHYAAWQGRKEPMKLVLKAGSAVNIPSDEGHIPLHLAAQHGHYDVSEMLLQHQSNPCTVDNSGKTPLDLACEFGRVGVVQLLLSSNMCTALLEPRPGDTTDPNGTSPLHLAAKNGHIDIIRLLLQAGIDINRQTKSGTALHEAALCGKTEVVRLLLDSGINAQVRNTYSQTALDIVHQFTTSQASKEIKQLLREASAALQVRATKDYCNNYDLTSLTVKAGDIITVLEQHPDGRWKGCVHDNRTGNDRIGYFPSSLGEAIVKRAGSRGGSEPSPPPGGGSSGPSAPPEDIWVLRKPFAGGERSGSLSGVAGGRGSGGHALHAGSEGVKLLATVLSQKSVSESSPGDSPVKPLEGSTGTARAQPPAAHVEQPPRKQDLVSEGKSAEAVSQWLATFQLQLYAPNFINAGYDLPTVSRMTPEDLTAIGVTKPGHRKKITAEISGLSIPDWLPEQKPANLAVWLSMIGLAQYYKVLVDNGYENIDFITDLTWEDLQEIGITKLGHQKKLMLAVRKLAELQKAEYAKYEGGPLRRKAPQSLGVLAVESPPPPEPTPAECQSPKMTTFQDSELSGELQAAMTGPAEGATATGAPDKPYNQLPPTPRGSLRQEPSLGGRVRNMSGSQELLGDGPPGPGSPMSRSQEYLLDEGPAPSTPPKEVRPSRHGHSVKRASVPPVPGKPRQVLPPGAGHFTPPQTPTKARPGSPQALGSPHGSTPATAKVKPTPQLLPPAERPMSPRSLPQSPTHRGFAYVLPQPVEGDAAPTAPGPVPRLCLPPEAEGEPGRPKKRAHSLNRYTASDSEPERDELLVPGAAGPYATVQRRVGRSHSVRAPAGTDKNVNRSQSFAVRPRKKGPPPPPPKRSSSAMASANLADEPGLDAETEGAAPEDRGLGVRAQRRRASDLASSVDTGSAGSVKSIAAMLELSSIGGGGRAARRPPEGHPTPRPASPDPGRVATVLASVKHKEAIGPDGEVVNRRRTLSGPVTGLLATARRGSGESADPHGPFGEDGAARQRSRGPAKGEGGSEGPPLARVEASVTLKRRIRAKQNQQENVKFILTESDTVKRRPKAKEREAGLEPPPPPLSVYQNGTTTLRRRPVSEQGAAPELPPPPPPAEPPPADLGHLPPLPLLDGDARKLAKPPVSPKPVLAQPMAKIQGSPTPGSKKVPLPGPSSPEVKRAHGTPPPVSPKPPPPPTAPKPAKAAAGLPSGSASPSPAPSPARQPPAALTKLASTPPPVGARPPSPGTPALHVPAKPPRAAAAAAAATGAPSAAPDGASPGDSAQLKLEETSACLAAALQAVEEKIRQEDGQGPRPSATEKSAGSILDDIGSMFDDLADQLDAMLE, encoded by the exons ATGGGGAAGGAGCAGGAGCTGGTCCAGGCGGTGAAGGCGGAGGACGTGGGCACCGCGCAACGGCTGCTGCAGAGGCCGCGGCCCGGCAAGGCCA aaCTCCTGGGTTCAACCAAGAAGATCAATGTCAACTTCCAGGACCCAGACGG CTTCTCAGCCCTGCACCATGCCGCCCTGAACGGCAACGTCGAGCTTATCTCCTTGCTGCTGGAGGCCCAGGCAGCAGTGGACATCAGGGACAACAAAG gcatgcgGCCCCTGCACTATGCGGCCTGGCAGGGCCGAAAGGAGCCCATGAAGCTGGTGCTGAAGGCGGGCTCGGCAGTCAACATCCCATCCGATGAGGGTCACATCCCCCTGCACCTGGCTGCCCAGCATGGGCACTATGATGTG TCGGAGATGCTGCTGCAGCATCAGTCCAACCCCTGCACTGTGGACAACTCGGGGAAGACGCCCCTGGACCTGGCCTGCGAGTTCGGCCGTGTTGGG GTGGTCCAGCTGCTCCTGAGTAGCAATATGTGTACAGCGCTGCTGGAACCCCGGCCGGGGGACACCACGGACCCCAATGGCACCAGTCCCCTGCACCTGGCAGCCAAGAACGGCCACATCGACATCATCAG ACTCCTCCTCCAAGCCGGTATTGACATAAACCGGCAGACCAAGTCGGGCACAGCGCTGCATGAGGCTGCACTCTGCGGCAAGACGGAAGTTGTCCGACTGCTCCTTGAC AGCGGGATCAACGCCCAGGTGCGGAACACCTACAGCCAGACGGCCCTGGACATCGTGCACCAGTTCACCACATCGCAGGCCAGCAAGGAGATCAAGCAGCTGCTGCGAG AGGCCTCAGCGGCCCTGCAGGTGCGAGCGACCAAGGATTACTGCAACAACTACGACCTGACCAGCCTGACCGTGAAGGCCGGGGACATCATCACg GTCCTAGAGCAGCACCCGGATGGCCGGTGGAAAGGCTGTGTCCATGACAACCGGACGGGCAACGACCGCATCGGCTACTTCccgtcctccctgggagaggccaTCGTCAAGAGAGCAG GTTCCCGAGGAGGCTCTGAGCCAAGCCCACCCCCAGGAGGCGGTTCATCGGGGCCCTCTGCACCTCCGGAGGACATCTGGGTGCTGAGGAAGCCGTTTGCAG GTGGGGAACGCAGTGGCAGCTTGAGCGGTGTGGCTGGTGGCCGGGGAAGCGGGGGCCACGCCCTGCACGCTGGCTCAGAAGGGGTCAAG CTCCTGGCCACGGTGCTCTCCCAGAAGTCTGTGTCTGAGTCCAGCCCTGGAGACAGCCCCGTCAAGCCTCTGGAAGGTTCCACAG GTACTGCCCGGGCCCAGCCGCCGGCGGCTCATGTGGAGCAGCCGCCCAGGAAGCAAGACCTGGTCTCTGAGGGCAAG AGCGCTGAGGCGGTCAGCCAGTGGCTGGCCACGTTCCAGCTGCAGCTCTATGCACCCAACTTCATCAATGCCGGCTACGACCTGCCCACTGTCAGCCGTATGACTCCCGAG GACCTCACGGCCATTGGTGTCACCAAGCCAGGCCACCGGAAGAAGATCACCGCGGAGATCAGCGGCCTGAGCATCCCTGACTGGCTGCCCGAGCAGAAGCCC GCTAACCTGGCCGTGTGGCTGTCCATGATTGGCCTGGCCCAGTACTACAAGGTGCTGGTGGACAACGGCTATGAGAATATCGACTTCATCACCGATCTCACCTGGGAAGACCTGCAGGAGATCGGCATCACCAAGTTGG GCCACCAGAAGAAACTGATGCTGGCGGTGAGGAAGCTAGCCGAGCTGCAGAAAGCAGAATACGCCAAGTATGAGGGGGGACCCCTGCGTCGGAAGGCACCCCAGTCCCTTGGGGTGCTGGCCGTAGAGTCGCCGCCCCCGCCGGAGCCCACGCCCGCTGAGTGTCAGTCCCCGAAGATGACAACCTTCCAGGACAGTGAGCTGAGTGGGGAGCTGCAGGCGGCCATGACCGGCCCAGCTGAGGGTGCTACTGCCACTGGGGCCCCTGACAAGCCGTATAACCAGCTGCCGCCCACCCCAAGGGGCAGCCTGCGGCAGGAGCCTAGCCTGGGTGGGCGGGTCCGGAACATGAGTGgctcccaggagctgctgggtgATGGGCCCCCTGGGCCAGGCAGCCCCATGTCTCGGAGCCAGGAGTACCTGCTGGATGAGGGACCGGCCCCCAGCACCCCACCTAAGGAGGTCCGGCCTAGTCGCCACGGCCACAGTGTCAAGCGTGCCAGCGTGCCCCCGGTGCCTGGCAAGCCACGGCAGGTTCTCCCACCAGGTGCTGGTCATTTCACACCCCCCCAGACGCCCACCAAAGCCCGGCCAGGCTCCCCGCAAGCCCTGGGGAGTCCTCATGGTTCCACCCCAGCCACCGCCAAGGTGAAACCCACTCCGCAGCTCCTACCACCGGCAGAGCGTCCCATGTCACCCCGATCCCTGCCCCAGTCACCCACCCACCGTGGCTTCGCCTACGTGTTACCCCAGCCTGTGGAAGGGGATGCGGCGCCCACGGCCCCGGGGCCCGTGCCCAGGCTGTGCCTACCCCCTGAGGCAGAGGGTGAGCCAGGGCGGCCAAAGAAGCGTGCCCACAGCCTGAACCGCTACACTGCGTCTGACAGCGAGCCAGAGCGGGATGAGCTGCTGGTCCCAGGTGCGGCGGGGCCCTATGCCACTGTCCAGCGGCGTGTGGGCCGAAGCCATTCCGTGCGGGCACCCGCTGGCACTGACAAAAATGTTAACCGCAGCCAGTCCTTTGCTGTGCGGCCTCGCAAGAAGGGGCCCCCGCCACCCCCGCCCAAACGCTCCAGTTCTGCCATGGCCAGCGCCAACCTGGCTGACGAGCCCGGGCTGGACGCTGAGACCGAGGGGGCCGCGCCCGAGGACAGAGGGTTGGGAGTCCGAGCACAGCGCCGGCGGGCCAGCGACCTGGCCAGCAGCGTGGACACGGGCAGCGCGGGCAGCGTGAAGAGCATTGCGGCCATGTTAGAGCTGTCATCCATTGGAGGTGGGGGCCGGGCCGCCCGCAGGCCCCCCGAGGGCCACCCTACACCTCGCCCGGCCAGCCCCGACCCAGGCCGCGTGGCCACAGTGCTGGCCTCGGTGAAGCACAAGGAGGCCATCGGGCCCGACGGGGAGGTGGTCAACCGTCGTCGTACGCTCAGCGGTCCTGTCACTGGACTTTTGGCCACTGCCCGCCGGGGGTCTGGGGAGTCAGCTGATCCTCATGGGCCCtttggtgaggatggtgctgccCGGCAGCGGTCCCGAGGCCCAGCCAAGGGTGAGGGTGGCAGCGAGGGGCCCCCACTGGCCAGGGTAGAGGCCAGCGTGACTCTCAAGAGGCGGATCCGAGCCAAGCAGAATCAGCAGGAGAATGTTAAGTTCATCCTGACCGAGTCTGACACGGTCAAGCGCCGGCCCAAGGCCAAGGAGCGGGAGGCGGGCCTTGAGCCTCCCCCGCCACCCCTGTCTGTGTACCAGAATGGGACCACCACCCTGCGCAGGCGGCCTGTCTCAGAGCAGGGAGCAGCCCCTGAGctgcccccaccgcccccacctgcTGAGCCCCCACCAGCGGACCTGGGGCACCTGCCACCACTGCCCCTGCTGGACGGCGATGCTCGGAAGCTGGCCAAGCCTCCTGTCTCGCCCAAGCCCGTCCTGGCTCAGCCCATGGCCAAGATACAGGGCTCGCCCACACCAGGGTCCAAGAAGGTGCCACTCCCAGGTCCCAGCAGTCCAG AGGTGAAGCGCGCCCATGGGACGCCGCCGCCCGTGTCGCCCAAGCCGCCGCCCCCGCCCACGGCGCCCAAGCCGGCTAAGGCTGCGGCGGGACTGCCGTCAGGCAGCGCCAGCCCATCGCCCGCGCCCTCGCCGGCGCGCCAGCCGCCAGCCGCCCTCACCAAACTGGCTAGCACGCCGCCCCCGGTGGGCGCCAGGCCGCCATCCCCCGGCACCCCTGCGCTGCACGTGCCCGCCAAGCCTccgcgcgccgccgccgccgctgccgccgccactGGGGCGCCCTCCGCCGCGCCCGACGGCGCCTCGCCAGGGGACAGCGCCCAGCTGAAGCTGGAGGAGACCAGCGCCTGCCTAGCGGCCGCGCTGCAAGCCGTGGAAGAAAAGATTCGCCAGGAGGACGGCCAGGGCCCGCG CCCGTCTGCCACCGAGAAGAGCGCTGGCAGCATCCTGGACGACATCGGCAGTATGTTTGACGACCTGGCCGACCAGCTGGACGCCATGCTGGAGTGA